A genomic window from Triticum urartu cultivar G1812 chromosome 7, Tu2.1, whole genome shotgun sequence includes:
- the LOC125520427 gene encoding citrate-binding protein-like, with protein MAKRLLPWISVLVVLSTLWRSCSPAAGADPTAGFTAVEVTEDRFKLHKPYDLPQEQRYELRADGVRRFWVYCDDKPFRAGSPTKPRSEILLNVTYSSGVWQFEGYGYVPAGTTGVSVMQVFGAAGPPRNTTLMLHVYGGRLVYYNDETKVVDSHIYDRWFRLNVVHDVQASALTVFIDGDQRLVVPGYGGDFHYFKFGVYTQTDPSHYMESRWRDVKVYTKTSY; from the exons ATGGCCAAGCGCTTGCTGCCATGGATCAGTGTCTTGGTCGTGCTCTCGACGCTGTGGCGCTCGTGCAGCCCGGCCGCCGGCGCCGACCCGACGGCCGGGTTCACCGCCGTGGAGGTCACGGAGGACCGGTTCAAGCTCCACAAGCCGTATGACCTGCCGCAGGAGCAGCGCTACGAGCTCCGCGCCGACGGCGTGCGGCGGTTCTGGGTCTACTGCGACGACAAGCCCTTCCGCGCCGGGAGCCCCACCAAGCCGCGCTCCGAGATCCTCCTCAAC GTAACGTACAGCTCCGGGGTGTGGCAGTTCGAGGGGTACGGCTACGTGCCGGCCGGCACGACCGGAGTGTCCGTGATGCAGGTGTTCGGCGCGGCAGGCCCGCCGCGGAACACGACGCTGATGCTGCACGTCTACGGCGGACGGCTCGTGTACTACAACGATGAGACCAAGGTGGTCGACAGCCACATCTACGACCGGTGGTTCAGGCTCAACGTCGTCCACGATGTCCAAGCGTCGGCCCTCACCGTGTTCATCGACGGCGACCAGAGGCTGGTCGTCCCAGGCTACGGCGGCGACTTCCACTACTTCAAGTTCGGTGTGTACACGCAAACGGACCCCTCGCACTACATGGAGTCGCGGTGGAGGGATGTCAAGGTCTACACTAAGACTTCCTACTGA